One genomic segment of Chitinophaga sancti includes these proteins:
- the ilvD gene encoding dihydroxy-acid dehydratase: MELNKYSKTLTQDPTQPATQAQLYGIGLTDEDLKKAQVGIASMGYDGNTCNMHLNELAQEVKKGVWANDLVGLTFHTIGVSDGMTNGTPGMRYSLVSRDLIADSIETVVGGQYYDGLITVPGCDKNMPGSLIAMGRLNRPAIMVYGGSTSPGHYKGQDLNIISAFEALGQKMAGNMNDEDYKGIIMNSCPGAGACGGMYTANTMSSAIEAMGMSLPYSSSTPAQSEAKREECRLAGQYIRLLLERDIKPKDIMTFKAFENAAVVIMAMGGSTNAVLHMIAIAKAVGVKFNINDFQRISDSTPLIADLKPSGKYLMEDLHKIGGVPLVMKYLLKAGLLHGDCLTVTGKTIAENLESVPDLDFESQSIIVPVEKPLKESGHIQILYGNLAELGSVAKITGKEGEFFRGTARVFDGEYELIAGITSGRVKSGDVVVIRNVGPKGAPGMPEMLKPTSAIMGVGLGKSVALITDGRFSGGTHGFVVGHITPEAVEGGLIGLVEDNDIIEIDAKQNTIKLEVSDEEIAARRAKWVKPALKVTSGVLYKYAKLVSNATEGCVTDEA, translated from the coding sequence ATGGAATTGAACAAGTACAGCAAAACGCTCACTCAGGACCCTACACAGCCTGCAACCCAGGCACAGTTGTATGGTATAGGTTTAACAGATGAGGACCTGAAGAAAGCACAGGTGGGCATTGCCAGCATGGGATATGATGGCAACACCTGTAACATGCACCTGAATGAACTGGCACAGGAGGTCAAAAAAGGGGTCTGGGCTAATGATTTGGTCGGCCTTACCTTTCATACCATAGGCGTCAGCGATGGTATGACCAATGGTACACCAGGTATGCGTTACTCGCTGGTCAGCCGTGATCTGATTGCTGATTCCATCGAAACTGTAGTGGGTGGCCAATATTATGATGGCCTCATCACTGTTCCTGGTTGTGACAAAAACATGCCAGGCTCCCTGATAGCAATGGGTCGCTTAAACCGTCCTGCTATCATGGTATATGGTGGTTCTACCTCTCCTGGTCATTATAAAGGACAGGATCTGAACATCATTTCCGCTTTTGAAGCACTCGGCCAGAAAATGGCGGGTAATATGAACGACGAGGATTACAAAGGTATCATCATGAACTCCTGCCCTGGAGCCGGTGCGTGTGGTGGTATGTATACCGCTAATACCATGAGCTCCGCTATCGAGGCGATGGGTATGAGCCTTCCTTACAGTTCTTCTACTCCTGCTCAGAGCGAAGCAAAACGCGAAGAATGTAGACTGGCAGGCCAGTATATTCGTCTGCTGCTCGAAAGAGATATCAAGCCAAAGGACATTATGACCTTCAAGGCTTTTGAAAACGCTGCTGTAGTGATTATGGCCATGGGTGGTAGTACCAATGCCGTGCTGCATATGATCGCTATTGCAAAAGCAGTGGGTGTGAAGTTTAATATCAACGACTTCCAGCGTATCAGCGACAGCACTCCACTGATTGCCGATCTGAAACCAAGCGGTAAATACCTGATGGAAGACCTGCACAAAATTGGCGGCGTTCCATTGGTAATGAAATACCTGCTGAAAGCTGGTTTGCTCCATGGCGATTGTCTGACTGTAACTGGCAAGACGATAGCTGAAAACCTGGAAAGCGTACCAGACCTGGATTTTGAAAGCCAGAGCATCATCGTTCCGGTAGAAAAACCACTGAAAGAATCCGGTCACATCCAGATCCTGTACGGTAACCTGGCAGAACTGGGTTCCGTAGCGAAGATCACTGGTAAAGAAGGTGAATTTTTCCGTGGTACTGCAAGGGTTTTCGATGGTGAATATGAACTGATAGCAGGTATCACCAGTGGCCGTGTAAAGAGCGGCGACGTAGTGGTGATCCGCAACGTAGGTCCGAAAGGTGCACCAGGTATGCCTGAAATGCTGAAGCCTACCTCCGCCATCATGGGTGTAGGTCTTGGTAAGAGCGTAGCACTGATCACCGATGGCCGTTTCTCTGGCGGTACCCACGGTTTCGTGGTAGGTCATATTACCCCTGAAGCGGTAGAAGGTGGCCTGATCGGATTGGTTGAAGACAACGATATAATCGAAATTGACGCAAAACAAAACACCATTAAGCTGGAAGTAAGCGATGAAGAAATCGCTGCACGCCGCGCCAAATGGGTAAAACCTGCCCTGAAGGTAACTAGTGGGGTATTATATAAATACGCAAAACTCGTTTCAAATGCAACAGAAGGATGTGTTACCGATGAAGCCTGA
- a CDS encoding branched-chain amino acid transaminase: MYSYYNENTIIYVDGEYKKATEAKIDLFGQSLHYGYAVFEGIRAYKTASGEVKIFKAEEHFDRFRRSCELIHMPYNYTNEELITACYKVLELNNLEEAYIRPLAYCPPNMTLKAASEMNVMICAWEWGAYLGEKLLKVMTSSFQRPNPKAFKIESKSAGLYVNSILASQEAKSAGYDEALLLDLDGYVAEGPGANIFFEKDGKIVTPPLGAILPGITRATVIELCEELNIPLEQRLFTTDELKQADCAFFCGTAAELIGLESLDGHAFGKPWAQSLGKLLQQAYKAKVLEKEFDRSSVKVA; encoded by the coding sequence ATGTATAGCTATTACAACGAGAACACCATCATTTACGTGGACGGGGAGTATAAGAAAGCCACCGAAGCCAAAATCGACCTGTTTGGTCAGTCATTACATTATGGATACGCCGTATTCGAAGGTATCAGAGCTTATAAGACTGCTAGCGGAGAAGTGAAGATCTTCAAGGCAGAAGAGCACTTCGATCGTTTCCGTCGTAGCTGTGAGTTAATTCATATGCCTTACAACTACACCAACGAGGAGTTAATCACCGCTTGCTATAAGGTGCTGGAACTGAACAACCTGGAGGAAGCATACATTCGTCCGCTGGCTTATTGCCCGCCGAACATGACCCTGAAAGCTGCATCCGAAATGAACGTGATGATCTGTGCATGGGAATGGGGTGCTTACCTGGGTGAGAAGCTGCTGAAAGTAATGACTTCTTCTTTTCAGCGTCCAAATCCAAAGGCATTTAAGATTGAGTCCAAATCAGCTGGTCTGTATGTAAACTCCATCCTGGCTTCGCAGGAAGCTAAATCCGCTGGTTATGACGAGGCGCTGCTGCTGGATCTGGATGGCTATGTAGCTGAAGGTCCGGGTGCAAACATATTCTTCGAAAAAGATGGTAAGATCGTTACGCCGCCATTAGGAGCTATTCTGCCTGGTATTACCCGTGCTACAGTGATTGAACTGTGCGAGGAACTGAATATTCCGTTGGAACAAAGACTGTTCACTACCGACGAACTGAAGCAGGCTGATTGCGCATTCTTCTGTGGTACTGCCGCTGAACTGATCGGGTTAGAATCTCTGGATGGTCATGCATTTGGCAAGCCTTGGGCACAATCTCTGGGTAAGTTGCTGCAACAGGCTTATAAAGCTAAGGTGCTGGAGAAGGAATTCGATCGTTCTTCAGTGAAGGTAGCGTAA
- the ilvN gene encoding acetolactate synthase small subunit, with the protein MQKEYTITVYTEDRIGITNRITVIFTRRRINITSLTTAPTEIEGVYKFIITVLSERSLLDKVVGQIERLVEIHRAFVHEEDEVVYQELALYKISTKALKNGSIEKLIRENAARILTITDEYFVLEKTGHQEELIALQAKLAPYGLIEYSKSGRVAIVKWSRRFHDHLKNLSEQETDDLAEVDYTHGQPGSHQAESI; encoded by the coding sequence ATGCAAAAAGAATATACAATCACGGTATATACAGAAGACAGGATCGGTATCACGAACCGTATCACTGTTATCTTTACGCGCCGTCGAATCAATATCACCAGCCTCACAACCGCACCAACGGAGATTGAGGGTGTTTACAAGTTCATCATCACTGTACTGTCAGAAAGATCGCTACTGGATAAAGTAGTGGGGCAGATAGAGCGACTGGTAGAAATTCATCGTGCATTTGTACATGAAGAGGATGAAGTGGTATACCAGGAGCTGGCACTGTATAAGATCTCTACCAAGGCATTGAAGAATGGCAGCATCGAAAAGCTGATCCGGGAAAATGCGGCAAGGATCCTGACCATTACAGACGAATACTTTGTATTGGAGAAGACCGGTCACCAGGAGGAGCTGATAGCGCTACAGGCTAAACTGGCTCCTTATGGACTGATAGAATATTCCAAGAGCGGTCGCGTGGCGATCGTGAAATGGAGTCGTCGTTTCCATGATCATTTGAAAAATCTGTCCGAACAGGAGACAGATGATCTGGCCGAAGTGGATTATACACACGGACAGCCAGGTTCACATCAGGCAGAGAGTATCTAA
- a CDS encoding nucleotidyltransferase family protein: MQPTLLILAAGMASRYGSLKQIQQFGPSGETIIDYSIYDAIRAGFGKIVFIIRKDFEAEFREIFEPKLKGRVQTDYVYQEMDAFLDGYPVPADRTKPWGTAHAVLCAKNAINEPFAVINADDFYGRDSFEKMAKFLENSCKPDVYSVVGYQLNKTISEHGSVSRGVCAADSNGNLAEINERTKVYKDGDKIVYENADGSKHELAPETPVSMNFWGFHQNVFEKSQKLFKEFLEKDGDKPKSEFFIPIVVDNFIKNKLGVVNVLPTGAQWFGVTYKEDAPGVQASLSALVESGEYPTNLWK; the protein is encoded by the coding sequence ATGCAACCCACTTTATTGATTCTGGCAGCCGGTATGGCGAGCCGTTATGGTAGTTTGAAACAAATACAGCAGTTTGGCCCTAGCGGTGAGACTATTATCGACTACTCTATCTATGACGCGATCAGAGCAGGTTTTGGTAAGATTGTGTTTATTATCAGGAAGGATTTTGAAGCGGAATTCAGAGAGATATTTGAACCTAAGCTGAAGGGTCGCGTACAGACTGATTACGTATATCAGGAGATGGATGCTTTCCTGGATGGATATCCGGTACCAGCGGATCGTACTAAGCCGTGGGGTACAGCGCATGCTGTATTGTGTGCTAAAAACGCGATCAACGAACCATTTGCAGTGATCAACGCAGATGACTTTTATGGTCGTGACTCATTTGAGAAAATGGCGAAATTTCTCGAAAACTCCTGCAAACCTGATGTATATAGCGTAGTGGGTTATCAGCTGAACAAGACTATTTCTGAGCATGGTTCCGTATCCCGTGGGGTATGCGCCGCCGATAGCAATGGCAACCTGGCTGAGATCAACGAGCGTACCAAGGTATATAAGGATGGCGATAAGATCGTGTACGAAAATGCTGATGGCAGCAAGCACGAACTGGCACCTGAAACACCGGTATCCATGAATTTCTGGGGTTTCCACCAGAATGTATTTGAGAAGAGCCAGAAGCTGTTCAAGGAATTCCTGGAGAAAGATGGTGATAAGCCGAAGTCTGAATTCTTTATTCCGATTGTAGTGGACAACTTCATTAAGAACAAACTGGGTGTGGTAAATGTGTTACCTACCGGTGCACAGTGGTTCGGTGTTACATACAAGGAAGATGCGCCAGGCGTACAGGCTAGTTTGTCAGCACTGGTTGAGTCAGGAGAATATCCAACTAACCTGTGGAAATAA
- the ilvA gene encoding threonine ammonia-lyase IlvA produces MSQVLTSVNPLNILDAAVKLKPVVNRTPLTYSPTLSRRYNADIYLKREDMQIVRSYKLRGAYNKISSLDKDLLAKGVTCASAGNHAQGVAYACRQLDIKGVIFMPIITPKQKVNQVNMFGGDNIEIRLVGDTFDDCSAEAQAYTNAHGMTFVAPFDDPKIIEGQGTVAVEVLEDQSHIDYIFVPIGGGGLAAGTGTYFKTYSPHTKVIGVEPKGAASMTAALEKGEPVTLGEIERFVDGAAVKRVGTLNFEICKDVLDKMHTVAEGKVCTTILKLYNEDAIVVEPAGALSIAALDDFAKEIEGKKVVCIVSGGNNDIDRMQEIKERSLLYEGLKHYFIIRFVQRPGALKEFVNHVLGPDDDITRFEFIQKHNKEMGPALIGVELKKKEDYDILIANFSKYGIHYTALNEDDDLFGYLV; encoded by the coding sequence ATGTCCCAGGTATTAACAAGTGTTAATCCGCTCAATATTCTCGATGCAGCGGTGAAGTTGAAACCAGTGGTGAACCGAACACCGCTGACCTATAGTCCAACATTGTCACGCAGGTACAATGCTGATATTTATCTGAAAAGAGAAGATATGCAGATTGTACGCTCGTATAAGCTGCGTGGTGCTTACAATAAGATCAGTAGTCTTGACAAAGATCTGCTGGCCAAAGGCGTAACATGCGCCAGCGCAGGGAATCATGCGCAGGGTGTTGCATATGCCTGTCGTCAGCTGGATATTAAAGGCGTCATCTTCATGCCGATCATTACCCCGAAGCAGAAGGTGAACCAGGTAAACATGTTTGGCGGAGATAATATTGAGATCAGGCTGGTGGGAGATACATTTGATGATTGTTCTGCCGAAGCGCAGGCGTATACAAATGCGCACGGTATGACATTCGTTGCCCCTTTTGACGACCCTAAGATCATAGAAGGACAGGGTACAGTAGCAGTAGAGGTACTGGAAGACCAGTCTCATATTGATTATATCTTTGTGCCCATCGGTGGTGGCGGCCTCGCTGCCGGTACCGGTACTTATTTTAAAACATACAGTCCGCATACTAAAGTGATCGGGGTAGAACCTAAAGGTGCTGCGTCTATGACTGCAGCACTGGAAAAAGGTGAACCTGTAACGCTGGGCGAAATTGAGCGCTTTGTAGACGGTGCTGCTGTGAAGAGAGTGGGTACGCTGAATTTCGAAATCTGTAAAGATGTGCTGGATAAAATGCACACCGTAGCAGAAGGTAAGGTTTGTACTACCATCCTGAAATTGTACAATGAAGATGCGATCGTAGTGGAGCCGGCTGGCGCATTGTCTATCGCAGCACTGGACGATTTTGCCAAAGAAATTGAGGGCAAGAAAGTAGTATGTATAGTAAGTGGTGGTAACAATGACATTGATCGCATGCAGGAGATCAAAGAAAGGTCTTTACTGTATGAAGGGCTGAAACATTACTTCATCATCCGCTTTGTACAGCGCCCGGGAGCCCTGAAAGAGTTTGTAAACCATGTACTGGGCCCTGATGATGATATTACAAGATTTGAATTTATACAGAAGCATAATAAAGAAATGGGTCCTGCCCTGATTGGGGTGGAGCTGAAAAAGAAAGAGGATTATGATATTCTGATAGCCAATTTTTCGAAGTACGGTATTCATTATACTGCACTGAATGAAGATGATGACTTATTTGGTTACTTAGTGTAA
- the ilvB gene encoding biosynthetic-type acetolactate synthase large subunit: MQQKDVLPMKPEPANQPAAATAEKLHITGSEAVIRSLIAEDVKTIFGYPGGAIMPIYDALYDFQDEVHHILVRHEQGATHAAQGYARTSGKVGVVFATSGPGATNLVTGLADAYMDSTPMVCITGQVAAHLLGTDAFQETDVIGITIPITKWNIQVTRAEDIPGAIAKAFYIAASGRPGPVLVDITKNAQVAKFDFEYSKCEYIRSYHPVPKLNNEAVRSAAALINEAKRPYILCGHGVLLAGAEKELIALSEKAGIPIASTLLGLSAVPVDHPNYVGFLGMHGNYAPNIKTDECDVVIAVGMRFDDRVTGDVTRYVKQAKVIHIEIDAAEINKIITATVGVHADAKTALKALLPLVKEAKHDEWIAGFKEADKQEQEKVNRGELYPTEGALKMAEVVRIISERTEGKAVLVTDVGQHQMIASRYYRFKDPNTNITSGGMGTMGFSLPAAMGAKMGAQEKEVVAVIGDGCFQMTLQELGTIYQSQIGVKIVILNNNFLGMVRQWQQLFHDKRYSSTEMTNPDFVQIAKGFYIPGKKVTDRADIVAAVDEMISHDGAYLLEVVVEKEDNVFPMVPAGAPIAHIRLE; this comes from the coding sequence ATGCAACAGAAGGATGTGTTACCGATGAAGCCTGAGCCGGCTAATCAGCCAGCAGCGGCTACTGCGGAAAAACTACATATTACCGGTTCCGAAGCCGTAATCCGCTCGCTGATTGCAGAAGATGTGAAAACCATTTTCGGCTATCCAGGTGGGGCCATTATGCCCATTTATGATGCCCTATACGATTTTCAGGATGAGGTCCATCATATATTAGTACGCCACGAACAGGGTGCTACCCATGCTGCGCAGGGGTATGCCCGTACCTCCGGTAAGGTGGGTGTGGTATTTGCTACTTCCGGCCCCGGTGCTACCAACCTGGTAACAGGTCTGGCAGATGCTTATATGGATTCTACTCCAATGGTATGTATTACAGGTCAGGTGGCTGCTCACCTGCTGGGTACCGATGCCTTCCAGGAAACTGACGTGATCGGGATTACCATTCCTATTACTAAATGGAATATACAGGTAACCCGTGCTGAAGATATTCCAGGTGCTATCGCTAAAGCATTTTACATTGCAGCCAGCGGTCGTCCGGGTCCTGTACTGGTAGATATTACCAAGAATGCACAGGTTGCTAAGTTCGATTTTGAATATAGCAAGTGTGAATATATCCGCAGTTATCACCCTGTTCCAAAGCTGAACAACGAAGCGGTGAGATCTGCAGCTGCCCTGATCAACGAAGCTAAGCGACCTTATATCCTGTGTGGACATGGGGTACTGCTGGCTGGCGCTGAAAAGGAACTGATCGCCCTGTCTGAAAAAGCAGGTATACCGATCGCTTCCACCTTGTTAGGTCTCTCTGCCGTTCCGGTAGATCATCCTAACTATGTGGGTTTCCTGGGTATGCATGGTAACTATGCACCTAACATCAAAACAGACGAGTGTGATGTAGTCATTGCTGTAGGTATGCGCTTTGACGACCGCGTAACCGGTGATGTTACCAGGTATGTAAAACAGGCAAAGGTTATCCACATCGAAATCGATGCGGCTGAGATCAACAAGATCATCACTGCAACAGTAGGTGTACATGCCGATGCTAAAACTGCGCTGAAAGCCTTGTTGCCATTGGTGAAAGAAGCCAAACACGATGAATGGATTGCTGGCTTCAAAGAGGCAGATAAGCAGGAACAGGAGAAAGTAAACCGTGGTGAACTTTATCCTACCGAAGGGGCACTGAAAATGGCGGAAGTAGTACGTATCATCTCTGAACGTACCGAAGGTAAAGCAGTACTGGTTACAGACGTAGGTCAGCACCAGATGATTGCCAGCCGTTACTACCGCTTCAAGGATCCAAATACCAATATTACCAGTGGTGGTATGGGTACTATGGGTTTCTCACTGCCAGCTGCCATGGGTGCTAAGATGGGTGCTCAGGAAAAAGAAGTAGTAGCAGTGATTGGGGATGGTTGTTTCCAGATGACCTTACAGGAATTAGGTACGATTTACCAGTCACAGATTGGTGTGAAGATCGTGATCCTGAACAACAACTTCCTGGGTATGGTGCGTCAGTGGCAGCAGCTGTTCCATGACAAGCGTTATTCTTCCACCGAAATGACTAACCCTGATTTCGTACAGATTGCGAAAGGGTTTTACATTCCTGGCAAGAAGGTAACTGACCGTGCTGATATTGTGGCGGCCGTTGATGAAATGATCTCCCACGATGGTGCTTACCTGCTGGAAGTGGTTGTAGAAAAGGAAGACAACGTATTCCCGATGGTACCAGCTGGTGCTCCAATTGCTCATATCAGGCTCGAGTAG